A DNA window from Mycobacterium sp. IDR2000157661 contains the following coding sequences:
- the greA gene encoding transcription elongation factor GreA, translating to MTDTQVTWLTQEAYDRLKAELDQLIAHRPIIAAEINDRREEGDLRENGGYHAAREEQGQEEARIRQLQELLNNAKVGEAPKQSGVALPGSVVKVYYDDDQNDTETFLIATRQEGVSDGKLEVYSPNSPLGAALIDAKEGETRSFTVPNGSTVKVTLVKAEPYRG from the coding sequence ATGACCGACACACAGGTCACCTGGCTGACGCAGGAGGCTTACGACCGGCTGAAGGCCGAGTTGGACCAACTGATCGCTCACCGGCCGATCATCGCCGCCGAGATCAACGACCGCCGCGAAGAGGGCGACCTGCGGGAGAACGGCGGCTATCACGCCGCACGTGAGGAGCAGGGCCAGGAGGAAGCCCGAATCCGCCAGCTTCAGGAGTTACTCAACAACGCCAAGGTCGGCGAGGCGCCCAAGCAGTCCGGCGTCGCGCTGCCCGGCTCGGTGGTCAAGGTTTACTACGACGACGACCAGAACGACACCGAGACGTTCCTGATCGCCACCCGCCAGGAGGGCGTCAGCGACGGCAAGCTCGAGGTCTACTCGCCGAACTCGCCGCTGGGCGCGGCGCTGATCGACGCCAAGGAAGGCGAGACGCGCAGCTTCACCGTTCCCAACGGCAGCACCGTCAAGGTCACGCTGGTCAAGGCGGAGCCCTACCGCGGCTGA
- a CDS encoding GOLPH3/VPS74 family protein, translating to MAQIAEDLFLLLIDNASAQPALERQRRERVLSAAVLLDLAHACRVRPAVDGESVEAGRLIALAVPGAFDPVAEPAFQLLQRRPLRAVSAVKKLSKHTEAHIAGFLEQTGQVRRVRLPDRHSGSGYAFALVNRKRAADARSALLSALFDRKPPAPATAAIISLLHAVDGLGALLSLNDRGWRWVHARAGEIALGSWVDEYPTALPEVNLAVTTSAVRQALR from the coding sequence ATGGCGCAGATCGCCGAGGACCTGTTCCTGCTTCTGATCGACAACGCCTCCGCGCAGCCGGCGCTGGAGCGCCAGCGCCGCGAGCGCGTGCTGTCGGCGGCGGTGCTGTTGGATCTGGCGCACGCCTGCCGGGTACGGCCCGCGGTCGACGGTGAATCCGTCGAGGCGGGCCGGCTCATCGCACTGGCTGTACCAGGAGCGTTCGACCCGGTAGCCGAGCCCGCCTTCCAGCTGTTGCAGCGGCGACCGCTGCGGGCGGTGTCGGCGGTCAAGAAGCTGTCAAAGCACACCGAGGCCCACATCGCCGGCTTTCTCGAGCAGACGGGCCAGGTCCGGCGGGTCCGGCTGCCGGACAGGCATTCCGGCAGTGGCTACGCCTTCGCCCTGGTGAACCGCAAGCGGGCGGCCGACGCGCGGTCGGCGCTGCTGTCGGCACTGTTCGACCGCAAGCCGCCCGCCCCGGCGACGGCGGCGATCATCTCGCTGCTGCACGCCGTCGACGGCCTCGGCGCACTGTTGAGTCTCAACGATCGCGGCTGGCGATGGGTGCACGCCCGGGCGGGCGAGATCGCGCTGGGCAGTTGGGTCGACGAGTACCCGACGGCCCTGCCCGAGGTGAACCTGGCGGTCACCACATCGGCGGTGCGCCAGGCACTGCGCTAG
- the mca gene encoding mycothiol conjugate amidase Mca, with protein sequence MSELRLMAVHAHPDDESSKGAATMARYADEGVRVLVVTLTGGERGDILNPAMDLPEVHGRMSEIRRDEMAKAAAILGVEHHWLGFVDSGLPEGDPPPPLPDGCLGVVPLEQPTEALVRVIREFRPHVMTTYDENGGYPHPDHIRCHQVSMAAYEAAADYRLFPETGEPWGVNKLYYTHGFLRQRMQLLQDEFAKHGEVGPFEKWLKHWDPDHDIFARRVTTRVECAKYFAVRDDALRAHATQIDPNGDFFRAPIEWQQRLWPTEEYELARSRVPVSLPETDLFTGIEAS encoded by the coding sequence TTGAGCGAATTGCGGTTGATGGCCGTGCACGCGCACCCGGACGACGAGTCCAGCAAGGGCGCCGCCACGATGGCCCGCTACGCCGACGAGGGCGTGCGGGTTCTGGTGGTGACCCTGACCGGGGGCGAGCGCGGCGACATCCTCAACCCGGCGATGGACCTGCCCGAGGTGCACGGCCGGATGTCGGAGATCCGCCGTGACGAGATGGCCAAGGCCGCGGCGATCCTGGGCGTCGAGCACCACTGGCTGGGCTTCGTCGACTCCGGACTACCCGAGGGCGACCCGCCACCCCCGCTGCCCGACGGTTGCCTGGGCGTGGTGCCGCTGGAACAACCCACCGAGGCGCTGGTGCGCGTCATTCGCGAGTTCAGGCCGCACGTGATGACGACCTACGACGAGAACGGCGGCTACCCGCATCCCGACCACATCCGCTGCCACCAGGTCTCGATGGCCGCGTACGAGGCGGCGGCCGACTACCGGTTGTTCCCCGAGACCGGCGAGCCGTGGGGGGTCAACAAGCTGTACTACACGCACGGCTTCCTGCGGCAGCGGATGCAGTTGCTGCAGGACGAGTTCGCCAAGCACGGCGAGGTCGGACCCTTCGAGAAGTGGCTCAAGCACTGGGATCCCGACCATGACATCTTCGCCAGGCGGGTGACCACCCGCGTCGAGTGCGCGAAGTACTTCGCAGTGCGTGACGACGCGCTGCGTGCCCACGCCACCCAGATCGACCCCAACGGCGACTTCTTCCGCGCGCCGATCGAGTGGCAGCAGCGGCTATGGCCCACCGAGGAGTACGAACTGGCTCGCTCACGGGTGCCGGTGTCCCTGCCGGAGACCGACCTGTTCACCGGGATCGAGGCGTCATGA
- a CDS encoding DUF4307 domain-containing protein, whose protein sequence is MIERPAARYGRRRLSGPQRRWIAVILAGLVVVAGLIVAVVASGRFGSPEVKGELGGYRLLDDQTVEITISVTREDPSRPVTCIVRARSIDGSETGRREVLVPPSPESTVQVTTIVKATREPVVGDVYGCGTEVPPYLLTP, encoded by the coding sequence ATGATCGAGCGTCCCGCCGCGCGCTACGGGCGCCGGCGACTGTCCGGACCGCAGCGCCGCTGGATCGCCGTCATACTGGCCGGGCTGGTCGTGGTGGCCGGGTTGATCGTCGCGGTCGTGGCATCGGGGCGGTTCGGCAGCCCCGAGGTCAAGGGCGAACTCGGCGGATATCGGCTCCTGGACGATCAGACGGTGGAGATCACCATCAGCGTCACCCGCGAGGACCCGTCGCGGCCCGTCACCTGCATCGTGCGGGCGCGGTCCATCGACGGCAGCGAAACCGGACGCCGCGAGGTGCTGGTGCCGCCGTCGCCGGAGTCGACGGTGCAGGTGACCACGATCGTCAAGGCCACCCGCGAGCCCGTCGTCGGCGACGTCTACGGCTGCGGCACCGAGGTGCCGCCCTACCTGCTGACCCCCTAG